The following is a genomic window from candidate division KSB1 bacterium.
ATGGCCCTTGGCAATCTTCGAAAGCGTATCGCCGGGCTTTACCGTATAAATACCGTAGATGCTGGTGTTTTCGACTTTGATATCGGCAACGATTTCATTTTCCCAGTTGGGGTAGGATTTGATTTTGTCCCACAACTGATCCTTGTCGTACTGATAAGCTGCCGTGCCTTTGACGTGGAGTTTGCCGCCGATTTCCTGCACGTCGCCGTTTTTGACTTGCAGCTTCAGACCGAGCTCGAGCAGCTCCTTGTACTTTTCTTTCAGCATGATCCGT
Proteins encoded in this region:
- a CDS encoding LysM peptidoglycan-binding domain-containing protein, whose translation is MLKEKYKELLELGLKLQVKNGDVQEIGGKLHVKGTAAYQYDKDQLWDKIKSYPNWENEIVADIKVENTSIYGIYTVKPGDTLSKIAKGHFGDARRYMEIFNINKDILTNPDLIKVGQKLKIPNKTTT